A genomic window from Erythrobacter sp. BLCC-B19 includes:
- the cobA gene encoding uroporphyrinogen-III C-methyltransferase codes for MRKTGTIYLVGAGPGPVDLLTLRAARLIEGAGVIVHDGLIGPDILGLARADARLISVAKQRARHTLPQEGINALLVAEALQGHDVVRLKGGDPFIFGRGGEEAEAARAAGVPVEVVPGISAAQGAGAAAQIALTHRDASSIVSFVAGQCKGLSEQNWSGLAGKGRTLVIYMGVSTAAQIAEKLMADGLAPEMPVAVIENAARPEMRVLRGLLAGLPDLVEANAVKSPALIIIGEVTAREDAAVAAFAQESVQ; via the coding sequence ATGCGAAAGACCGGCACCATCTATCTCGTCGGCGCGGGGCCGGGTCCGGTGGACCTGCTCACCCTGCGCGCCGCCCGCCTGATCGAGGGCGCGGGGGTGATCGTCCATGACGGACTGATCGGCCCGGACATCCTCGGCCTTGCCCGTGCAGATGCACGGCTGATCTCGGTCGCCAAACAACGCGCGCGCCACACCCTGCCGCAAGAGGGGATCAACGCACTGCTCGTGGCGGAAGCCTTGCAGGGCCACGATGTCGTGCGGTTGAAGGGCGGCGATCCCTTCATCTTCGGGCGCGGCGGCGAAGAAGCCGAAGCCGCGCGCGCCGCAGGGGTTCCGGTCGAGGTCGTCCCCGGCATCAGCGCCGCGCAGGGCGCGGGCGCGGCGGCACAGATCGCCCTCACCCACCGCGACGCCTCCAGCATCGTCAGCTTTGTCGCGGGCCAGTGCAAGGGTCTCTCCGAACAGAACTGGTCGGGGCTTGCCGGCAAGGGCCGCACGCTGGTGATCTACATGGGCGTCTCGACCGCAGCCCAGATCGCCGAAAAGCTGATGGCCGACGGCCTTGCCCCGGAAATGCCCGTCGCGGTGATCGAGAATGCCGCCCGCCCCGAAATGCGGGTGCTGCGCGGGCTGCTGGCGGGCCTGCCCGATCTGGTGGAAGCCAACGCCGTCAAGAGCCCTGCGCTCATCATCATCGGCGAAGTGACCGCGCGCGAGGACGCTGCCGTGGCCGCCTTCGCGCAGGAGAGCGTGCAATGA
- a CDS encoding mechanosensitive ion channel family protein gives MATEPVSGADALRDDIAERSATVGGFLDRLDALALEVGQWRISAFDVLFALAAVLAALAFAWIATRLTRAMLRRLTALDGTQAVLADKIATIVIWIVTFFIGVDLLGIDLTALTVFSGAFGLAIGFGLQKTFGNLISGIILLMDKSIKPGDVIAIADQSGQQTFGQIRKIGIRAVSVTTRDEREYLIPNENLMINQVENWSYSSRNVRVQVPVGVSYDADMALAERLMLEAAAKARRVLATPPPSVWWNAFGDNAVTFTIHCWINDPEEGVGNVRSDVLKHLWALFKEHGITLPYPQRDLNLRSTEALDKVIAALENRDSEPQ, from the coding sequence ATGGCGACCGAACCCGTCAGCGGTGCCGACGCCCTGCGTGACGACATCGCCGAACGCAGTGCGACCGTGGGCGGCTTTCTCGACCGGCTCGATGCCCTGGCGCTCGAAGTCGGGCAGTGGCGGATCTCGGCCTTCGACGTGCTGTTCGCGCTGGCCGCGGTGCTGGCCGCGCTCGCCTTTGCCTGGATCGCCACGCGCCTCACCCGCGCGATGCTGCGCCGGTTGACCGCGCTCGACGGCACGCAGGCCGTGCTGGCCGACAAGATCGCCACCATCGTGATCTGGATCGTCACCTTCTTCATCGGGGTCGACCTGCTGGGGATCGACCTCACCGCGCTCACCGTGTTTTCGGGCGCGTTCGGGCTGGCCATCGGCTTTGGCCTGCAGAAGACCTTCGGCAACCTGATCTCGGGTATCATCCTGCTGATGGACAAGTCGATCAAGCCGGGCGACGTGATCGCGATTGCCGACCAGAGCGGGCAGCAGACCTTCGGCCAGATCCGCAAGATCGGCATCCGCGCGGTCTCGGTCACCACGCGGGACGAGCGCGAATATTTGATCCCCAACGAAAACCTGATGATCAACCAGGTCGAAAACTGGTCCTATTCCTCGCGCAATGTGCGGGTGCAGGTGCCGGTGGGGGTGAGTTATGATGCGGACATGGCTCTGGCCGAGCGGCTGATGCTGGAGGCCGCGGCCAAGGCCCGCAGGGTGCTCGCCACCCCGCCGCCGAGCGTGTGGTGGAACGCCTTTGGCGACAACGCGGTGACCTTCACCATCCACTGCTGGATCAACGATCCCGAGGAAGGCGTGGGCAATGTGCGCAGCGATGTGCTCAAACACCTGTGGGCGTTGTTCAAGGAGCACGGCATCACCCTGCCCTACCCCCAGCGCGACCTCAACCTGCGGTCGACCGAAGCGCTCGACAAGGTGATCGCCGCGCTGGAGAACCGCGACAGCGAGCCGCAATAG
- the metC gene encoding cystathionine beta-lyase, producing the protein MSGGDDDKHLRPASRLVRGGRRKEWTGPVVNPPVWRGSTHLYDTDADRHAAGGNNADGQFFYGRRGAPTQWALAEALTQLEAGAYGTQLYPSGVAAIAGCMFAVLKPGDRLLMADNAYDPSRSMATGLLARMGVETTFFDPRDLDGFTAAVPGAKAVWLEAPGSLTFEMCDVPALAAAARAAGAVTMIDNTWASPLGFAALDHGCDIVMMSLSKHVGGHSDLMMGSASAGKRWYTALRRTAQELGQVVSPDDAALAARGLRTMGVRLEAQTRSALQIAAWLESQPQVARVLCPMLPSDPGHALWQRDFTGGCGLFAFVLASNDPAASARVADALQMFGIGYSWGGFESLALPIAPATYRSVMPCGTGGAPALRLAIGLEDADDLIADLAQALALV; encoded by the coding sequence ATGAGCGGGGGCGACGACGACAAGCATCTGAGGCCCGCCAGCCGCCTCGTGCGCGGTGGGCGGCGCAAGGAATGGACGGGGCCGGTGGTCAACCCGCCGGTCTGGCGCGGCTCGACCCACCTCTACGACACCGACGCCGATCGCCACGCGGCAGGCGGCAACAATGCCGACGGGCAGTTCTTCTACGGCCGCCGCGGTGCGCCGACTCAATGGGCGCTCGCCGAGGCGCTGACCCAGCTGGAGGCCGGGGCTTACGGCACCCAGCTCTATCCCAGCGGCGTGGCGGCGATTGCGGGCTGTATGTTCGCCGTGCTGAAGCCCGGTGACCGGCTGCTGATGGCCGACAATGCCTATGATCCTTCGCGCAGCATGGCGACAGGCCTGCTGGCGCGGATGGGGGTGGAGACGACCTTCTTCGATCCGCGCGATCTTGATGGCTTCACCGCCGCCGTGCCGGGCGCGAAGGCGGTGTGGCTTGAAGCCCCCGGCAGCCTCACCTTCGAGATGTGCGATGTGCCTGCCCTCGCCGCCGCCGCGCGCGCGGCAGGGGCGGTGACGATGATCGACAACACCTGGGCCAGCCCCCTTGGCTTTGCCGCGCTCGACCACGGCTGCGACATCGTGATGATGAGCCTGTCGAAACACGTCGGCGGCCATTCCGATCTGATGATGGGCAGCGCGAGCGCGGGCAAGCGCTGGTACACGGCCCTGCGCCGCACCGCGCAGGAGCTGGGGCAGGTCGTCTCGCCCGATGATGCCGCGCTCGCCGCGCGCGGATTGCGCACGATGGGCGTGCGGCTAGAAGCGCAGACCCGCTCGGCCTTGCAGATTGCCGCGTGGCTGGAGTCCCAGCCGCAGGTCGCGCGCGTGCTGTGCCCGATGCTGCCCTCCGACCCCGGCCATGCCCTGTGGCAGCGCGACTTCACCGGCGGCTGCGGGCTGTTCGCCTTCGTGCTGGCGAGCAATGATCCCGCCGCCTCGGCGCGCGTGGCCGATGCCTTGCAGATGTTCGGGATCGGCTATTCGTGGGGCGGGTTTGAAAGCCTCGCGCTCCCCATCGCGCCTGCCACCTATCGCTCGGTCATGCCCTGCGGCACCGGCGGCGCGCCGGCATTGCGGCTCGCCATCGGGCTGGAGGATGCAGACGATCTGATCGCCGATCTCGCTCAAGCCCTGGCGCTGGTGTGA
- a CDS encoding sulfurtransferase, giving the protein MTTLPASLVSTQWLADHIASPGLVVLDASYHLPAAARDAGAEFAAAHIPGARFLELGSLYDPASPVPYAFPTPDQLAARLASLGVGPEDAIIIYDDSAIRTAARAWFVLTASGRGNVAILDGGLGKWRAEGRALEGGAPAAAPAAPATFSAPSRVRSKADMLANLDHPATQVLDARSADRVFGTGVDPVHGGPNGRIPGALNLPFTAVLNADGTYRSPAELRAAFEGAGIDLAQPITATCGSGVTASVLLFALHLIGVDEAALYDGSWSEWSADPATPKAQGPAE; this is encoded by the coding sequence ATGACCACGCTTCCCGCCTCGCTCGTCTCGACCCAATGGCTCGCCGACCACATCGCCAGCCCCGGCCTTGTGGTGCTCGATGCCTCCTACCACCTGCCCGCCGCCGCCCGCGACGCGGGTGCCGAGTTTGCCGCCGCGCATATTCCGGGGGCGCGGTTTCTCGAACTGGGGAGCCTCTACGATCCCGCCTCGCCGGTGCCCTATGCCTTCCCCACCCCCGATCAGCTGGCGGCTCGCCTTGCCAGCCTCGGCGTCGGGCCGGAGGATGCCATCATCATCTACGACGACAGCGCGATCCGCACCGCGGCGCGCGCGTGGTTTGTGCTGACGGCAAGCGGGCGCGGCAATGTCGCGATTCTTGATGGCGGGCTGGGCAAGTGGCGGGCCGAGGGCCGGGCGCTGGAAGGCGGTGCCCCTGCCGCCGCGCCTGCCGCACCCGCCACCTTCTCCGCGCCCAGCCGGGTGCGCAGCAAGGCCGATATGCTCGCCAATCTCGATCATCCCGCCACGCAGGTGCTCGACGCGCGCTCGGCTGACCGGGTGTTCGGCACCGGGGTCGATCCGGTGCATGGCGGGCCGAACGGACGCATCCCCGGCGCGCTCAACCTGCCCTTTACCGCCGTGCTGAATGCCGATGGCACCTACCGCTCGCCCGCCGAACTGCGCGCCGCCTTTGAAGGCGCAGGGATCGACCTCGCCCAGCCGATCACCGCCACCTGCGGCAGCGGGGTGACCGCGAGCGTGCTGCTGTTCGCGCTGCACCTGATCGGGGTGGACGAGGCCGCGCTCTATGACGGCAGCTGGAGCGAATGGAGCGCCGATCCTGCCACCCCCAAGGCGCAGGGGCCGGCTGAATGA
- the queF gene encoding preQ(1) synthase, with product MESTPDPTKPQPQFLGRETPLPASPEEAVLDYVPNPRPGLTYMVRFVSPEFTSLCPVTNQPDFAHLVIDYVPGETIVESKSLKLFLGSFRNHNGFHEDVTVGIGVRLFEEMRPQWLRIGGYWYPRGGIPIDVFWQSGAPPEGLWLPDQGVPGYRGRG from the coding sequence ATGGAAAGCACACCTGATCCCACCAAGCCGCAACCCCAGTTTCTCGGGCGTGAGACCCCGCTGCCCGCCTCGCCAGAGGAGGCGGTGCTCGACTACGTCCCCAATCCGCGCCCGGGCCTGACCTACATGGTGCGCTTCGTCAGCCCCGAGTTCACCTCGCTGTGCCCGGTGACGAACCAGCCGGACTTTGCCCATCTGGTGATCGACTATGTGCCGGGCGAGACCATCGTCGAGAGCAAGAGCCTGAAGCTGTTCCTCGGCTCGTTCCGCAATCACAACGGCTTCCACGAGGATGTGACGGTCGGCATCGGGGTGCGCCTGTTCGAGGAAATGCGCCCGCAATGGCTGCGCATCGGCGGTTACTGGTATCCGCGCGGCGGCATTCCGATCGACGTGTTCTGGCAATCGGGCGCGCCGCCCGAAGGCCTGTGGCTGCCCGATCAGGGCGTGCCGGGCTATCGCGGGCGCGGCTGA
- a CDS encoding putative bifunctional diguanylate cyclase/phosphodiesterase has product MPLGFLKSARESNRPVPQPEGPAPLVRSDRSEVLGEVEELGIGMFWATDAEGRLTFLSKRALVELGSEAESLIGNAITQVFQDVEAEDGAPTQRSLAFKLKARSKLEEQIVAVPTARGSTRWWRLNGRPLLDAQDNFRGYRGSAVDISAQYAYETQVARQSQVDELTGLANRRKLGERLKAMLSAFRVSQRSCALMMLDLDRFKQVNDTMGHPAGDELLKQVAQRLSSIVKDYGEVGRLGGDEFQVLLPDMDDRGTLGELANRIVQSLSQPYQINGRRAIIGTSVGIAIAPYDGLEADELTRSADMALYSAKETRGGTFCFFTSELRDAASKTAMLGDRLRDAVDRDELKLAYQPLVDPATNEVKCFEALLRWHDEEEGDISPALFIPVAENDDLIIRIGEMALRQACIDALSWPETIKVAVNVSAKQFIRPGYRKAVAAALQASGLPPGRLELEITESVFVGDLETVDAIFRDLKKLGVRLALDDFGTGYSSLGYLKHGHFNKIKIDQSFVRGCTENGDINPAIITAIVALAKALGMETVAEGVEAMDELELVRERGADLVQGYIYSRPLTQEQVLTQIADGTMKCNPDGPPRHRAERITIFRKVGLIHEDHYYDVILRNLSKTGARITGLAGVPVGTDVVLDLGHGQLVVSKVVNATENSQGLKFETPLISDGSGGFMTRHRISPYSLAEAGIPLAALGAGAFPLAKWREAHKSVPKFVQMDLSI; this is encoded by the coding sequence ATGCCATTGGGTTTTCTCAAATCCGCGCGCGAATCGAACCGCCCGGTGCCTCAACCGGAGGGGCCAGCCCCGCTTGTCCGCAGCGACCGGTCCGAGGTGCTCGGCGAAGTCGAGGAACTGGGCATCGGAATGTTCTGGGCGACCGACGCCGAGGGCCGCCTCACTTTCCTGTCCAAGCGCGCGCTGGTCGAACTTGGTTCTGAGGCCGAAAGCCTGATCGGCAATGCGATCACCCAGGTGTTCCAGGATGTCGAGGCCGAAGACGGCGCGCCGACCCAGCGCAGCCTCGCCTTCAAGCTCAAGGCCCGTTCCAAGCTCGAGGAACAGATCGTCGCGGTTCCCACGGCGCGCGGCAGCACCCGCTGGTGGCGGCTCAACGGCCGCCCGCTGCTCGATGCGCAGGACAATTTCCGCGGCTATCGCGGCAGCGCGGTCGATATCTCGGCGCAATATGCCTATGAAACGCAGGTCGCGCGGCAATCGCAGGTCGATGAACTGACCGGGCTCGCCAACCGCCGCAAGCTGGGCGAGCGGCTGAAGGCGATGCTCTCCGCCTTCCGCGTCAGCCAGCGTTCGTGCGCGCTGATGATGCTCGACCTCGACCGCTTCAAGCAGGTCAACGACACGATGGGGCACCCGGCGGGTGACGAGCTGCTCAAGCAGGTCGCACAGCGGCTGTCCTCGATCGTCAAGGATTATGGTGAGGTCGGGCGACTGGGCGGTGACGAGTTCCAGGTCTTGCTGCCCGACATGGACGACCGCGGCACGCTGGGCGAGCTGGCCAACCGCATCGTCCAGTCGCTTTCGCAGCCCTATCAGATCAACGGCCGGCGGGCGATCATCGGCACGTCGGTCGGGATTGCCATTGCCCCCTATGACGGCCTCGAAGCGGACGAGCTGACCCGCTCTGCCGACATGGCGCTCTATTCCGCCAAGGAAACCCGCGGCGGCACCTTCTGCTTCTTCACCAGCGAGCTGCGCGATGCCGCCTCGAAGACCGCGATGCTGGGCGACCGGCTGCGTGATGCCGTCGACCGCGATGAGCTGAAGCTCGCCTATCAGCCGCTGGTCGATCCCGCGACCAACGAGGTCAAGTGCTTCGAGGCCTTGCTGCGCTGGCATGACGAGGAAGAGGGCGACATCAGCCCTGCCCTGTTCATTCCGGTCGCCGAAAACGACGATCTGATCATCCGCATCGGCGAGATGGCGCTGCGTCAGGCCTGCATCGATGCGCTGTCCTGGCCCGAAACGATCAAGGTCGCGGTCAATGTCTCGGCCAAGCAGTTCATCCGCCCCGGTTATCGCAAGGCGGTGGCTGCCGCGCTTCAGGCCTCGGGCCTGCCGCCGGGCCGGCTCGAGCTGGAGATTACCGAGAGCGTCTTCGTCGGCGATCTCGAAACGGTCGATGCCATCTTCCGCGATCTCAAGAAGCTGGGCGTGCGCCTCGCGCTTGACGATTTCGGTACCGGCTATTCCTCGCTCGGCTACCTGAAGCACGGGCATTTCAACAAGATCAAGATCGACCAGAGCTTCGTGCGCGGCTGCACCGAGAACGGCGACATCAACCCGGCGATCATCACCGCGATCGTCGCGCTGGCCAAGGCGCTGGGGATGGAGACCGTCGCCGAGGGGGTCGAGGCGATGGACGAGCTTGAACTGGTGCGCGAGCGCGGCGCTGATCTGGTGCAGGGCTACATCTATTCGCGCCCGCTGACGCAGGAACAGGTGCTCACCCAGATCGCCGACGGGACGATGAAGTGCAACCCCGATGGCCCCCCGCGCCACCGGGCCGAGCGCATCACCATCTTCCGCAAGGTCGGGCTGATCCACGAGGATCACTATTACGACGTGATCCTGCGCAACCTGTCCAAGACCGGCGCGCGGATCACCGGTCTCGCCGGGGTTCCGGTCGGCACCGATGTCGTGCTCGATCTCGGGCACGGACAGCTGGTGGTGAGCAAGGTCGTCAACGCGACCGAGAACAGCCAAGGTCTGAAGTTCGAGACCCCGCTGATCTCGGACGGGAGCGGCGGGTTCATGACCCGGCACCGCATCTCGCCCTATTCGCTGGCCGAGGCGGGCATTCCGCTGGCGGCGCTGGGCGCAGGGGCTTTCCCGCTCGCCAAATGGCGCGAGGCGCACAAGTCCGTGCCCAAATTCGTGCAGATGGATCTCAGCATCTAG